From the Prochlorococcus marinus str. AS9601 genome, the window GTTATGAATATTATGCATCCTTATATTATTGCCTAAAAATATATTAATAATCGTATGAGACAGCATGTTAATCCGCTTAGTATTAATTTCAATCAAATTGAGAGAATACCATCTTTGGGTGAAATGTTTGGTGATTCTAAATTAAATCTTCATTTGGATATAGGCTGTGCTGCTGGAGAGTTTTTATTCGATTTAGCTTTAGTAAATACTAGTTGGAATTATTTAGGAATCGAAATCCGTGAGAAATTAGTCAAAAATGCTAAATTAAAAGTACTTGAAAGTGAAATCAAAAATTTATATTTTTTATTTGGTAATGCTAATAATATTTTGAATGATGTCCAAAGTGAATTGATTATTAAAAATTTAAAAAGTATTTCTTTTTATTTTCCTGATCCATGGTTTAAAAAGAGACATTATAAAAGGCGTGTCATTCAGCCAGAATTTATTAATATTCTCTCTAATTTATTGCAAAAAGGTACCTTAATTTTTATAAAAACAGATGTAAAGGATTTATTTGATTATATGGATTACACTATTTCTAATAATTTTTATTTTAAAACGATAGATAAAAAAGATTTTAATTATTCTGAAAGTTTTAATCCAAATAAAGTGAAAACTAATCGGGAAAAGTATGTGATTAATAATCAACTTGATATTTTTGAAAGGATTTATATAAAAATTTGATTCATTTTTAATTTATTATTTTATTAATTTCTAAACTGAGTTTGTTTGTTATTTCGCTTGATAAAGAATTAACTTTCTTATGACTTTTGGCCTCAACAAGAACTCTAATTAAGGGTTCTGTGCCACTAGGCCTTATATAAACTCTACAATTATGGGAATATAATGCTTGAAAATTTTCTATTGTTTTATCAATTAAGATTTTGGCTTTTAGACTTAATTTATTAATATTAAAATTTAATTTGATATTGGTTAGTTTCTGAGGAAAAGGTTCGAAACTACTTTTAAGCCAATCATTTAAATTAATATTTTTCTTTTTACAATATTTAGAAATTTGAAGTGCAGTCAATATCCCATCTCCAGAAAAATTATTAATTTTCGAAAGTATATGACCTGACTGCTCACCTCCTAAAACAGCTCTTTTTTCTTTAATTGCCTCATGCACATATTTATCTCCTACATCAGTTCTATATAAAACTCCTCCAATTTTCTTCCATGCCTTTTCAAAACCTAAGTTTGCCATTTGCGTTGATATTAGTAAATTATTTGTGAGAATTTTTTGTTCCATAAGTTCTCTCCCCCAAAGAAAGAGAATGTGATCTCCATCCAATACATTGCCTTTTGAATCTATTCCAATTACTCTATCGGCATCTTCGTCGAAGCTAAAACCCATATCTGCAGGACTCTCTTTTAATGCTTTTTTTAATGGTGCTAGGTTAGTAGAACCACAATTCATATTAATTTTAGACCCATTTTTTGAATTATTGATAAC encodes:
- the trmB gene encoding tRNA (guanosine(46)-N7)-methyltransferase TrmB, which produces MRQHVNPLSINFNQIERIPSLGEMFGDSKLNLHLDIGCAAGEFLFDLALVNTSWNYLGIEIREKLVKNAKLKVLESEIKNLYFLFGNANNILNDVQSELIIKNLKSISFYFPDPWFKKRHYKRRVIQPEFINILSNLLQKGTLIFIKTDVKDLFDYMDYTISNNFYFKTIDKKDFNYSESFNPNKVKTNREKYVINNQLDIFERIYIKI
- a CDS encoding phosphoglucosamine mutase, giving the protein MQSIFGTDGIRGRFNEELTYSLAYKVGYALGSTLKKKSPILIGRDTRISGDILLQAITQGINESGKKFINLGICPTPAIPFLIKKENLSSGIMISASHNPPEYNGIKIFDHNGQKITRYFENKIQKLIEETNQNISVPTKVIPLNTNKNLMDIYIKSLVQAMDGENLSGLKIILDTCYGSATTCAKEIFQSLGADVRVINNSKNGSKINMNCGSTNLAPLKKALKESPADMGFSFDEDADRVIGIDSKGNVLDGDHILFLWGRELMEQKILTNNLLISTQMANLGFEKAWKKIGGVLYRTDVGDKYVHEAIKEKRAVLGGEQSGHILSKINNFSGDGILTALQISKYCKKKNINLNDWLKSSFEPFPQKLTNIKLNFNINKLSLKAKILIDKTIENFQALYSHNCRVYIRPSGTEPLIRVLVEAKSHKKVNSLSSEITNKLSLEINKIIN